The window CTTGGCGTCGCCGCTCATGGTGATCAGCCCCGACTCCATCACATAGCCGCGGTGCGCCGCCTGCAGCGCCAGGCGCGCGTTCTGCTCGACCAGCAGCACCGTCACGCCCTGGCCGGAGATGTCGCGCACCACCTCGAAGATCTTCTCGACCATGATGGGCGACAGGCCCATCGAAGGCTCGTCCAGCAGCAGCAGCTTGGGCTGGCTCATCAGCGCGCGCGCCATCGCCAGCATCTGCTGCTCGCCACCCGACATGGTGCCCGCGAGCTGGTTGGCGCGCTCCTTCAGGCGCGGGAAAATGCCGAACATGCGCTCGATGTCGGCCTTGATGCCGGCGTCGTCGTTGCGCGTGTAGGCCCCCATCTGCAGGTTCTCGGTGATGGTCATGCGCGCGAACACTCCGCGCCCTTCCGGCACCATGGCCAGCCCCTGCTTGAGCAGCTGGTAGCTGGGCACGCCCTTGATGGACTTGCCCATGTACTCGACGTCGCCGCCGGCCCAGCCCTGCATGCCGGTGATGGCCTTCATCGTGGTGGTCTTGCCGGCGCCGTTGGCACCGATCAGCGTGACCAGTTCGCCGTCGGCGATCTCCAGGTCGACGCCCTTGACCGCCTGGATGCCGCCGTAGGCGACCTTCAGGCCCGAAATCTTCAGCATTGTCTGTTTCATTTGCCGTCTCCCGCCCTCAATGCGCCGACGCGCCGAGGTAGGCCTCGATCACGGCAGGATTGCTCTGCACCTCCTGCGGCAACCCTTGCGCGATGACCTTGCCGTAGTCCAGCACGGTCAGGCGGTTGCACAGGCCCATCACCAGCTTCACGTCGTGCTCGATCAGCAGGATGGTCTTGCCGTCGCTGCGGATCTTGTCGAGCAGGCCGCGCAACTCGACCTTCTCGGTCGCGTTCATGCCGGCGGCCGGTTCGTCCAGCGCCAGCAGCTTGGGCTCGGTGGCCAGCGCGCGGGCGATCTCCAGGCGGCGCTGGTGGCCGTAGGAGAGATTGCGCGAGGTGAAGTTGGCATACTTGGAGATGCCGACGTATTCCAGCAGATCGTGCGCCATGTCCTCGACCGATTCCTCTTCGCGCCGCACCGAAGGCGGGCGGAAGATGGCACCGAACAGGCCGGCCTTGGTGCGCACGTGACGGCCGACCATCACGTTCTCCAGGGCCGTCATGTCACCGAACAGGCGGATGTTCTGGAAGGTGCGGGCGATGCCGGCCTTGGCCACTTCGTGCACGGCGGTGGGCTGGTAGGGCTGGCCGCCCAGGCGGAATTCGCCCGAGTCGGGTGTGTACAAGCCGGTGATGACGTTGAAGAAGGTCGTCTTGCCGGCACCGTTCGGGCCGATCAGGCCGTAGATCTCGCCCTGCTTGATCTGCAGGCCCACATCGGACAGCGCCTGCAGGCCGCCGAAACGCTTGTTGACCCCCTGCACGGACAGGAGGGTGTTGTCTTGGCTCATCTTGTCCTCCTGTTCAGAAACGGCCTACGTTGCCGGCACGACGCGCCACGGGGCGGTCTTCCTTGCGCGGCGAAGGCCACAGGCCCGCGGGGCGGTACAGCATCACACCCACCATGGCGAGACCGAAGAGCAGTTGACGCAAGACTTCGGCATCGACCAGCACGGTGCCGAACAGCATGTTCTGCACCGGCCCTGCCGTCGCGCGCAGCAGTTCCTGGAAGCCCACCAGCAGGATGCCGCCGAGGATCACACCCGGGATATGGCCCATGCCGCCGAGCACCACGATGGCGAGGACGTAGATGGATTCCCACAGCACGAAGGACTCGGGCGAGACGAAGCCCTGGAAGGAGCCGAACACCGCGCCCGACACGCCGCCGAAGGAGGCGCCCATGGCGAAGGCGAGCAGCTTGATGTTGCGGGTGTTGATGCCCATCGCCTTGGCCGCGATCTCGTCCTCGCGGATGGCCACCCAGGCACGACCGATGCGGGAGTTCTGCAGGCGCAGGCAGATGAAGACGATCACCACCACCAGCGCCACCAGAAGGTAGTAGTACAGGAACACCGGTGTGAGCTTGAGCCCGAAGATCTCGTGCGCCTTGGAGAAATCGAATCCGAACAGGTGGACGGGATCGACCGCGGTGATGCCCTTGGGCCCGTTGGTGATGTTGACCGGGCGGTCCAGGTTGTTCATGAAGATGCGGATGATCTCGCCGAAGCCCAGCGTGACGATGGCGAGGTAGTCGCCGCGCAGCTTGAGCGTCGGTGCACCGAGCAGCACGCCGAAGGTGGCCGCCACCAGCACCGCCAGCGGCAGCACCAGCCAGACGCTGAGGTGCAGTCCGTTGGGGAACAGCTGATGGATCCATTCGAACTGGTTGCTGAGGTGCGGCGAGCCCAGCAGCGCCATCAGGTAGGCACCCACCGCGTAGAAAGCGATGTAGCCGAGGTCGAGCAGGCCGGCGAAGCCCACCACGATGTTCAGGCCCAGCGCCAGCATGATGTAGATCAGCGCGAAATCCATCACGCGGACCCAATAGTTGCCACCGAGCGTCTGCACGATGAACGGCGCGAACAGCGCTACCGCGAGGAAGGCCAGCAGCGCTGCCAGCGTCTTGGCCGGCGTTCGCGACGGCGCGGCTGCCTGCGCGGCGGACGAGGGGATCTGGGTAGTCATGATGCAATCCTCCTCAAGCCCGGTCGGCGACACGTTCGCCCATGATGCCGGACGGACGGAACACCAGCACGATGATCAGCACGATGAAGGCGAACACGTCCTGGTAGTTCGACCCGAACACGCCGTTGGTCAGGTCGCCGATATAGCCGGCGCCGAGCGCTTCGATCATGCCCAGCAGCATGCCGCCGACCATGGCGCCCGCCAGGTTGCCGATGCCGCCCAGCACTGCGGCGGTGAAGGCCTTCAGGCCGGGAATGAAGCCCATGTAGAAGTGCGCATTGCCGTAGTTCGTCGCCATCATCACGCCGGCCAGCGCCGCCAGCGTCGCGCCGATCATGAACGTGGCCGAGATCACGAAGTTGGGGTTCACCCCCATCAGTCCGGCCACCTTCTGGTTCTCGGCGGTGGCGCGCATGGCGCGGCCCAGCTTGGTGCGGTTGACCAGCGCCAGCAGGCCCGACATCACGATCAGGGCCATGCCGATGATGACGATCTCCTTGCCGGTGATGGTGGCACCGGTCGAGCCGATGTCGATCGGATCGGACGGCAGCAGTTGCGGGAAGGTCAGCGGGTTGCGCGACCAGATCATCATCGCCAGCGTCTGCAGGATGATGGAGACACCGATCGCAGTGATCAGCGGCGCCAGCCTGGGCGCGTTGCGCAGCGGCCGGTAGGCGACCCGCTCGATGGTGTAGGCGACCAGCGCGCAGACCGGCATCGCGACCAGCGTGGCGATCACCAGCATCAGCCAGTCGGGCAGGCCGGGGGCGAATTTCTGCAGGCCGAGGATGACCGACAGCGCGGTCATGGCGCCGAACATCAGGACGTCGCCGTGGGCGAAGTTGATGATGCCGAGAATACCGTAGACCATGGTGTAGCCGAGCGCGATCAGAGCATAGATGCTGCCGAGCACGAGGCCGTTCACG of the Cupriavidus malaysiensis genome contains:
- a CDS encoding ABC transporter ATP-binding protein, with the translated sequence MKQTMLKISGLKVAYGGIQAVKGVDLEIADGELVTLIGANGAGKTTTMKAITGMQGWAGGDVEYMGKSIKGVPSYQLLKQGLAMVPEGRGVFARMTITENLQMGAYTRNDDAGIKADIERMFGIFPRLKERANQLAGTMSGGEQQMLAMARALMSQPKLLLLDEPSMGLSPIMVEKIFEVVRDISGQGVTVLLVEQNARLALQAAHRGYVMESGLITMSGDAKQMLDDPKVRAAYLGE
- a CDS encoding ABC transporter ATP-binding protein, which produces MSQDNTLLSVQGVNKRFGGLQALSDVGLQIKQGEIYGLIGPNGAGKTTFFNVITGLYTPDSGEFRLGGQPYQPTAVHEVAKAGIARTFQNIRLFGDMTALENVMVGRHVRTKAGLFGAIFRPPSVRREEESVEDMAHDLLEYVGISKYANFTSRNLSYGHQRRLEIARALATEPKLLALDEPAAGMNATEKVELRGLLDKIRSDGKTILLIEHDVKLVMGLCNRLTVLDYGKVIAQGLPQEVQSNPAVIEAYLGASAH
- a CDS encoding ABC transporter permease subunit, with protein sequence MTTQIPSSAAQAAAPSRTPAKTLAALLAFLAVALFAPFIVQTLGGNYWVRVMDFALIYIMLALGLNIVVGFAGLLDLGYIAFYAVGAYLMALLGSPHLSNQFEWIHQLFPNGLHLSVWLVLPLAVLVAATFGVLLGAPTLKLRGDYLAIVTLGFGEIIRIFMNNLDRPVNITNGPKGITAVDPVHLFGFDFSKAHEIFGLKLTPVFLYYYLLVALVVVIVFICLRLQNSRIGRAWVAIREDEIAAKAMGINTRNIKLLAFAMGASFGGVSGAVFGSFQGFVSPESFVLWESIYVLAIVVLGGMGHIPGVILGGILLVGFQELLRATAGPVQNMLFGTVLVDAEVLRQLLFGLAMVGVMLYRPAGLWPSPRKEDRPVARRAGNVGRF
- a CDS encoding branched-chain amino acid ABC transporter permease, whose translation is MDILIQQIVNGLVLGSIYALIALGYTMVYGILGIINFAHGDVLMFGAMTALSVILGLQKFAPGLPDWLMLVIATLVAMPVCALVAYTIERVAYRPLRNAPRLAPLITAIGVSIILQTLAMMIWSRNPLTFPQLLPSDPIDIGSTGATITGKEIVIIGMALIVMSGLLALVNRTKLGRAMRATAENQKVAGLMGVNPNFVISATFMIGATLAALAGVMMATNYGNAHFYMGFIPGLKAFTAAVLGGIGNLAGAMVGGMLLGMIEALGAGYIGDLTNGVFGSNYQDVFAFIVLIIVLVFRPSGIMGERVADRA